A part of Entelurus aequoreus isolate RoL-2023_Sb linkage group LG10, RoL_Eaeq_v1.1, whole genome shotgun sequence genomic DNA contains:
- the LOC133658138 gene encoding ribitol 5-phosphate transferase FKRP-like yields the protein MRITLCQGVLTGAILINLLILYYVSRAQQQMIEKRKEQGRGTRKAALLEAGIGPGGEPIGAPVAARSRAPRVTVLLREFENFENYVQDAATSFLRQRPELPFLVVADAPPYPPLVLPDGARLLVLSPSPDQPPQAHRPEFHVQTEFVLLLPDGVELDPPRLMERLIKELEGEGGGPVRLVASPVLTRSAVQCLHLRVNLREWTASYSTAASGSSGSVCTALQGDAVVLIRTEDLFNLSVPLGRPLFSSLFIQTALRGWKVKLLESPCFSTNRRPLFSSAHNQWKADTRLKEATGKMMRSFGVKRLLLPDGKEQWHGCGKETPRCFGTVQDDTPDYLYLDRWTPPCCLRALRETAKYVINILESSGVRYWLEGGTLLGAVRHQDIIPWDYDVDLGIYLEDIPNCDHLKNLDSGSLVDANGYVWERAVEGDFYRVQYSEANHLHVDLWPFYPRNGVMTKDTWTEHKQDVEFPEHFLQPLVPMLFAGAAAYVPNNHRAFLELKFGEGVIENPQYPNPAKKGLDRAKI from the coding sequence ATGCGCATCACTTTATGCCAAGGCGTGTTAACTGGAGCCATCCTCATCAACCTCCTGATCCTCTACTATGTGTCCCGGGCCCAGCAGCAGATGATTGAGAAGAGGAAGGAACAGGGCAGGGGCACCAGGAAGGCTGCCTTACTGGAGGCGGGCATAGGGCCTGGAGGTGAGCCCATAGGGGCCCCGGTGGCCGCTCGCAGCCGCGCCCCTCGCGTGACGGTGCTCCTTAGGGAGTTTGAGAACTTCGAGAATTATGTTCAGGATGCGGCGACTTCCTTCTTAAGACAACGGCCGGAACTTCCTTTCCTGGTGGTGGCTGACGCGCCTCCATACCCGCCTCTGGTGCTCCCCGATGGCGCTCGGCTTCTTGTGCTCTCGCCGAGTCCAGATCAGCCGCCGCAAGCTCACAGGCCCGAGTTCCACGTCCAGACGGAGTTTGTGCTCCTGCTTCCTGACGGGGTGGAGCTGGATCCGCCCCGGCTCATGGAGAGGCTGATTAAGGAGCTGGAAGGCGAAGGCGGCGGCCCGGTGAGGCTGGTGGCGTCGCCCGTGCTGACTCGCTCGGCCGTGCAGTGTCTCCACCTGCGGGTGAACCTGCGAGAGTGGACCGCTTCTTACTCCACAGCTGCGTCGGGAAGCAGCGGGAGCGTGTGCACGGCCTTGCAAGGAGATGCCGTGGTCCTCATCCGCACGGAGGATCTTTTTAATCTCTCTGTACCGCTTGGGAGGCCGCTTTTCTCCTCGCTCTTCATCCAGACCGCTCTCCGGGGCTGGAAGGTTAAACTTCTGGAGAGTCCGTGTTTCTCCACCAACCGCCGGCCCCTCTTCAGCTCGGCTCACAACCAGTGGAAGGCCGACACCCGCCtgaaggaggccacggggaagatgaTGAGGAGCTTCGGCGTGAAGCGTCTCCTGCTGCCTGACGGGAAGGAGCAGTGGCACGGCTGCGGCAAAGAGAcgcctcgctgcttcggcacggTGCAGGACGACACCCCGGATTACCTCTACCTGGATCGATGGACGCCACCTTGTTGTCTGCGGGCTCTCCGAGAAACCGCCAAATACGTCATCAACATCCTGGAGAGCTCCGGGGTGCGCTACTGGCTGGAAGGCGGGACCCTGCTGGGGGCCGTCCGCCACCAGGACATCATCCCGTGGGACTACGACGTGGACCTGGGCATCTACCTGGAGGACATCCCCAACTGTGATCACCTGAAGAACCTGGACTCCGGCTCTCTGGTGGACGCCAACGGCTACGTGTGGGAACGCGCGGTGGAGGGCGACTTCTACCGGGTGCAGTACAGCGAGGCCAACCACCTGCACGTGGACCTGTGGCCCTTCTACCCCCGCAACGGCGTCATGACCAAAGACACGTGGACCGAGCACAAGCAGGACGTAGAGTTCCCCGAGCACTTCCTGCAGCCGCTCGTGCCCATGCTGTTCGCGGGCGCCGCCGCCTACGTACCCAACAACCACCGCGCCTTCTTGGAACTCAAGTTCGGAGAGGGGGTCATTGAGAACCCCCAGTATCCTAACCCTGCCAAGAAAGGTCTGGACAGAGCCAAAATATGA